One Leptolyngbya sp. SIO1E4 genomic window, TTTTTAGTGATTACGGTGATCGCCTCAGTGTTGGATTGGTTTGGTCTGATCACCCTTCTGGCAGGCTGGATTAATCCCCTGATGGAGCTGTTTGACTTGCCTCCAGAAGCCGCTCTACCTGTTATTTTGGCCTCAATTCGCAAAGACGGACTGCTGCTCTTTGCCGAACCAGGCACCCTGGCGGTACTCACACCCCTGCAAATTTTGACGGGTGTGTACCTGGCCGGGGTGTTGTTGCCCTGCCTGGTCACCGCACTCACCATTGCCCGTGAACAGTCAGTGCGGTTTGCGGTGGGGCTGATGGCTCGCCAGGCGATCGCCGCGATCTCGTTTTCAATGTTGTTGGCCTGGGGAGGCGGCTGGCTAGTCAGATGAGAAGTATGCTTACTGGCTATTAACTTTACTGGCGCTGCTGAAATGAGGGATGAACGAATTTCAGCAGCGCCAGACTAACTATGGCCTTCTCCAAAAGCTTCATCCCGGAAATCATCCCGGAAATCAGCAATACCGGCGATGCGTTTCGAGTAGCGACGAGTTCAGGAACGTATGGCTTAGAAGAGGTGCCAGGGTGTCAGGTACGTTACTTATGGCAGCCGTTTGATCGAGAGCCCGCTTGGACGGAGGAAAGCGTGGGCAAAAGTTGTGGCCGCAGGGCCAAGAACCTAATGAACGCTGACAGCTGACAGATTCCCAAAAGAGTCAGCTATCAGATAAAGAAATCCAAAAGAGTCAGCTATCAGATAAAGAAATACAAGAATAAAAGATCTAATGTACTGCTTCTAAGTGCTATTACGTAATCGATATCACAGCGATTTATCAAATAGGTCACTGTTTGACTTGAAATAGTTGATGTATGCTGCGTGACGAGTAGTCGCAACAGTGATGAAGAGGGTGTCATGGTTGCTGATAATCGCGGAAGTTCGATTGGTTTATCTGAACTGATCGAGCAGGTGAAGCAAGAATTACTATCTACAACTCCTAGCAAAGACAATGTGCCAATCTTGTGCGTTGATTCCGTGGAATTGCAGTTACAGGTGACGGTTCGACGAGAAGACAGAGGCGGTCTAAAAGTCAATGTGGTCTCTGTTTTAAGCGGAGAAATGAGCGATGGAGTGAGCCGAGACGATGTGCATCAAGTCAAGGTAACATTATCTCCGCTATTCGATAAAGCTCAGCTAGTGGAGTGGTACAAAACCCTCTACCCGAATGAGGTATTGCCAGCAGTGAAGTCAAGTCTCGATAGCTTGATGAAGGGTGAGGAAGGCAACCTGGCAGCGAGGTTCTAGTGCTATGCTAGACCCGCATCTCTTAGAGCTTCACCTGACGCCATTAGAGTCAGGAAACTTCCGGATCATCGTGAGCCAGGCCATTCCTTCCATTGATGGCGATGCTGATTCAAGGCTACCGTTTTGGGAAGATGGCAAAGATTGGCGCACGACCATTATTAAAACACTGGAAAGCACGCAGTTTTTTCCTAAAAATTTTCCTGAGCTGGGCGAGCAGGATTGGATGATCCGAAATGAAATCCTAACCTCTGATCGCCAAAGCTTTCATCCCAGCTATTTAGAGACCATTGGCAGATCCTTATACGAGTCTTTATTGCCACCTGGTAGCTCACTGAGGGATGCCTTTAAGACAGCACTACGTTCCGCAGAAAGAGAGAACAAAGATCTCCACCTCCGGCTTAAATTTCCGGGTGATTCCGTCAGTCGTTCTCAATTGGCTGATTATCCGTGGGAGTTAATCCACAACAAAACTCACTTTTTGCAGCATCGGTCAGTGCAGATCTCACGCTACATTGCCCATGAGATTGCCTGCCCTATTTTGCCCACCCATGAGCAAATCCAAGTTTTCCTCATCTCTTCGCGGGCTGCAGACATTGCCAGAGGGTTGCAGCCTCTGCCTGATGATGAGGAGCGATCAATTCTGACGGGAATTGCCAAGGCCCAGGAGGAGGGATTGGTGACATTCGAGCAACTGCGCAATCCCACTCGAAAACGCCTAAGCCGACACCTCACTGAATGTACTTCTGTGCCTCAAATCCTGCATTTTGATGGCCATGGTCTGTTTGGCCGGAAGTGTAACAACCCTGAATGTCGGCATATGAATCCCGGCATCAAGCGCGAAAAATGCGAAGAATGCGGCCACCAGCTCCCTGAGCCCAAAGGATACTTACTCTTTGAAGACGAGGGTGGTGGCGTTGACTATGTTAGTGCGTCGTCTTTTGCCGCTTTGCTCCCCAGAGGGGTTAAGCTAGTGGTTTTGAGTGCATGCCAATCGGGCATGGCGCTGGGCGGGGAATCGATTTTTAATGGCACAGCGCAACAGCTTATTGATGCTCGCATACCGGCTGTAGTGGCGATGCAGTATTCGGTACTGGCGAATGCAGCTAGCAATTTTGAGGAACAGTTTTATCGAGTTTTGGGCCAGAAGAAAACGCTATTGGAGGCGATCAGCGCTGGACGCAAGTGGATGGAGGTGGATAGCAACCAGTGGTATCGTCCCGTTTTGTATTTGCGCTGGCAAGATAATCATGGCGG contains:
- a CDS encoding CHAT domain-containing protein — protein: MLDPHLLELHLTPLESGNFRIIVSQAIPSIDGDADSRLPFWEDGKDWRTTIIKTLESTQFFPKNFPELGEQDWMIRNEILTSDRQSFHPSYLETIGRSLYESLLPPGSSLRDAFKTALRSAERENKDLHLRLKFPGDSVSRSQLADYPWELIHNKTHFLQHRSVQISRYIAHEIACPILPTHEQIQVFLISSRAADIARGLQPLPDDEERSILTGIAKAQEEGLVTFEQLRNPTRKRLSRHLTECTSVPQILHFDGHGLFGRKCNNPECRHMNPGIKREKCEECGHQLPEPKGYLLFEDEGGGVDYVSASSFAALLPRGVKLVVLSACQSGMALGGESIFNGTAQQLIDARIPAVVAMQYSVLANAASNFEEQFYRVLGQKKTLLEAISAGRKWMEVDSNQWYRPVLYLRWQDNHGGSLFTRERSRHSPELDKSKPGQTQDDIQECPSSPQASKTGRKIALLISVSRYGYGFSDLPGSEKDVHLIEQVLSSKDLGNFDEVVPLFNPDTKKIHHAIERLLTGRNEDDLILLYFSGHGVKSNKNRLYLTTCETAKKRDGSLDELSAIPAQFIHDAMDRCQSRQQIVVLDCCFSGAFSDDLVAKDDGSLDVGFQLNGEGRVILSSSTSLESSFASRNEGSSIYTKYFVKGICTGKADINRDRRVSANELHRYIQEQLREEKFSMTPGIFFRGEGTDIPIADVPKKPVDYDALRAEIDKSISSKRIWAQIPNKAIFAFILIVTLTAFAVSLFQIMRIRCNTIKDSITYSEDSDRSDEKLFEKYRGEKKSLQKRVCNWVGVPLPRY